From one Catenuloplanes nepalensis genomic stretch:
- a CDS encoding SCO6880 family protein — translation MTTEAVARRTYGNWRRPRRSGLGPLGLIGTIAAFAGIVVVLLASLISLSAAMVVFVPLAAMIAPLAVRTEDGRNVYQMAATRSSWRRRRARGEHLYVSGPLSRRSGGRFSPPGLLSQVRMGEGRDAFDRPFGVLHHRGRNRFTVVLECVPDGGGLVDQEQVDVWVALWGEWLARLSHEPNLKGASVIVETAPDSGRTLAAEVLPRLAPDAPAIARAVMEEIVEQYPAASSEMHTYVTLTYAAPGGNKRDLDDVITDLAVRIPGLCGGLIGAGGGSAEPLSAERIAEVVRVAYDPASVTDVMEARAEHGGTGLEWDDAGPAACVESADSYTHDSGVSRTWMLTMAPRGTVGSGVLRDILEAAPGTRRKRVTLLYRPIDPATSAKIVESDRRSAQFMASSGRGLVQARASAEIAAAEQTAAEEASGAGLVEFSLLLTVTVDAAEELVDANVTVRNLIAGSRLSMRPADRMQAAAFTCSLPAGVLPWEYTLIPHELQEAL, via the coding sequence ATGACCACGGAGGCCGTCGCCCGCCGTACCTACGGCAACTGGCGCCGCCCACGACGGTCCGGGCTCGGGCCGCTGGGCCTGATCGGCACCATCGCCGCGTTCGCCGGCATCGTCGTGGTGCTGCTCGCGTCGCTGATCTCGCTGTCCGCCGCGATGGTGGTGTTCGTGCCGCTGGCCGCGATGATCGCGCCGCTGGCCGTGCGCACCGAGGACGGCCGCAACGTCTACCAGATGGCCGCGACCCGGAGCAGCTGGCGGCGGCGCCGGGCCCGGGGCGAGCACCTCTACGTCTCCGGCCCGCTGTCCCGCCGCTCCGGTGGCCGGTTCAGCCCGCCGGGCCTGCTCAGCCAGGTGCGGATGGGGGAGGGCCGGGACGCGTTCGACCGCCCGTTCGGCGTGCTGCACCACCGCGGCCGCAACCGGTTCACCGTGGTCCTGGAGTGCGTCCCGGACGGCGGTGGCCTGGTCGACCAGGAGCAGGTCGACGTGTGGGTGGCGCTGTGGGGCGAGTGGCTGGCCCGGCTGTCGCACGAGCCGAACCTGAAGGGCGCGTCCGTGATCGTGGAGACCGCGCCGGACTCCGGCCGCACGCTCGCGGCCGAGGTGCTGCCCCGGCTGGCGCCGGACGCGCCGGCCATCGCGCGGGCCGTGATGGAGGAGATCGTCGAGCAGTACCCGGCCGCGTCGTCGGAGATGCACACCTACGTGACGCTCACCTACGCGGCGCCGGGCGGCAACAAACGCGACCTCGACGACGTGATCACCGATCTGGCGGTACGGATCCCCGGTCTCTGCGGCGGCCTGATCGGCGCGGGCGGTGGCTCGGCCGAGCCGCTGTCGGCAGAGCGGATCGCCGAGGTGGTCCGGGTCGCCTACGACCCGGCGTCCGTCACCGACGTGATGGAGGCGCGCGCCGAGCACGGCGGCACCGGCCTGGAGTGGGACGACGCCGGCCCGGCCGCGTGCGTGGAGTCGGCCGACTCGTACACGCACGACTCCGGTGTCTCCCGCACCTGGATGCTGACCATGGCGCCGCGCGGCACGGTCGGCTCCGGTGTGCTGCGCGACATCCTGGAGGCCGCGCCCGGCACCCGCCGCAAGCGCGTCACGCTGCTCTACCGGCCGATCGACCCGGCCACCTCCGCCAAGATCGTCGAGTCGGACCGGCGTAGCGCGCAGTTCATGGCCAGCTCCGGCCGCGGCCTGGTGCAGGCGCGCGCGTCCGCGGAGATCGCCGCGGCCGAGCAGACCGCGGCGGAGGAGGCGTCCGGCGCCGGGCTGGTCGAGTTCTCGCTGCTGCTGACCGTGACCGTGGACGCGGCCGAGGAACTGGTCGACGCGAACGTGACGGTCCGCAACCTGATCGCCGGGTCCCGGCTGTCGATGCGCCCGGCCGACCGCATGCAGGCGGCCGCGTTCACCTGTTCGCTGCCCGCGGGCGTCCTGCCCTGGGAGTACACGCTGATCCCGCACGAGCTCCAGGAGGCACTGTGA
- a CDS encoding type IV secretory system conjugative DNA transfer family protein, producing MSGMRSGNDAGVAVLVVVAAGLGGYGAVAAGGTLGVAAAGGGWRPPPFSADALVTMTQRGPAALWPGAPGWAVYGGILLLLAVAATIGFEIITRLRPRDAKSSGLATARDMAAFAPKAVTERARGLRPSLKGVKEPRPDQTGNLLGDLHPAGPELRSSFEDVELDLMAPRAGKSTGIAIPRVLRAQGAVLLTSNKSDVYAVTRARREAVGTVWTFDPQGIAHTRRAMWWNMLSVCVTIEGARRLAGHFVASINDDTAKKDFWISAAQNTLTALFLAAGRSGASITDLLGWLADPADRTPVDLLRDAGLPAMADQLQGTVRGAVETRDGIYETARQCVSCLLDPEILAWVTPDPFTPEFRPDAHVLRTDTLYLLSKDGGGSAAGVIAGLADSTMRAGVQAAERMGGRLDPPMTAVLDEAANVCRISDLPDLYSHLGSRGINVVTLLQSYRQGARVWGDAGMDALWSAATVKLLGAGLDDADFVDKVARLVGQHDVKTLSTSRGRDGKSRSTSYRQEQILPADRIRALPKGTALLLATGVRPALIRLRPWFKEPDAGPISAAAKAEERAITDRATGADRAPGLISPIEEGTVR from the coding sequence ATGAGCGGCATGCGGTCCGGCAACGACGCCGGCGTGGCGGTGCTCGTCGTGGTCGCGGCCGGTCTCGGCGGCTACGGCGCGGTCGCGGCCGGTGGCACGCTCGGCGTCGCCGCGGCCGGCGGTGGCTGGCGCCCGCCGCCGTTCTCCGCGGACGCGCTGGTCACGATGACGCAGCGGGGACCGGCCGCGCTCTGGCCCGGCGCACCCGGGTGGGCCGTCTACGGCGGCATCCTGCTCCTGCTGGCCGTGGCCGCCACGATCGGCTTCGAGATCATCACGCGGCTGCGGCCCCGCGACGCGAAGAGCAGCGGGCTGGCGACGGCCCGGGACATGGCGGCGTTCGCCCCGAAGGCGGTCACCGAGCGGGCGCGCGGCCTGCGCCCGTCCCTGAAGGGCGTCAAGGAGCCCCGGCCGGACCAGACCGGGAACCTGCTCGGCGACCTGCACCCGGCCGGGCCGGAGCTGCGGTCCTCGTTCGAGGACGTGGAGCTGGACCTGATGGCGCCGCGGGCCGGCAAGTCCACCGGCATCGCGATCCCGCGGGTGCTGCGCGCGCAGGGCGCGGTGCTGCTCACCTCGAACAAGTCCGACGTCTACGCCGTCACCAGAGCACGACGCGAGGCCGTGGGTACGGTGTGGACGTTCGACCCGCAGGGCATCGCGCACACCCGGCGCGCCATGTGGTGGAACATGCTCTCCGTCTGCGTCACCATCGAGGGCGCGCGCCGGCTCGCCGGTCACTTCGTCGCCTCGATCAACGACGACACCGCGAAGAAGGACTTCTGGATCTCCGCGGCGCAGAACACGCTCACCGCGCTGTTCCTCGCGGCCGGCCGCAGCGGCGCGTCGATCACCGATCTGCTCGGCTGGCTGGCCGACCCAGCCGACCGTACCCCCGTGGATCTGCTCCGGGACGCGGGCCTGCCCGCGATGGCGGACCAGCTGCAGGGCACGGTCCGCGGCGCGGTGGAGACCCGGGACGGCATCTACGAGACGGCCCGGCAGTGCGTCTCCTGCCTGCTCGACCCGGAGATCCTGGCCTGGGTCACGCCCGACCCGTTCACGCCCGAGTTCCGGCCGGACGCGCACGTGCTGCGCACGGACACGCTCTACCTGCTGTCCAAGGACGGCGGTGGCTCGGCCGCCGGCGTCATCGCGGGCCTGGCGGACTCGACCATGCGGGCCGGAGTGCAGGCCGCGGAGCGAATGGGCGGGCGGCTCGACCCGCCGATGACCGCGGTGCTGGACGAGGCCGCGAACGTCTGCCGCATCTCCGACCTGCCCGACCTCTACAGCCACCTCGGCTCGCGCGGCATCAACGTGGTGACGCTGCTGCAGAGCTACCGGCAGGGGGCGCGGGTCTGGGGCGACGCCGGGATGGACGCGCTGTGGAGCGCCGCCACCGTCAAACTGCTCGGCGCGGGACTCGACGACGCGGACTTCGTCGACAAGGTCGCCCGCCTGGTCGGCCAGCACGACGTCAAGACGCTCAGCACGTCGCGCGGCCGCGACGGGAAGTCCCGGTCGACGTCGTACCGGCAGGAGCAGATCCTCCCGGCCGACAGGATCCGCGCGTTGCCGAAGGGGACCGCGCTGCTGCTCGCGACCGGCGTCCGGCCCGCGCTCATCCGGCTGCGGCCCTGGTTCAAGGAGCCGGACGCCGGGCCGATCTCCGCGGCCGCGAAGGCGGAGGAGCGCGCGATCACCGACCGCGCCACCGGGGCCGACCGTGCGCCCGGACTGATCAGCCCGATCGAGGAGGGAACCGTCCGATGA
- a CDS encoding zf-HC2 domain-containing protein — protein MLIDPPDGHPVAELLGVYYLDALPDSRDGEIEAHLAGCAACRATAAEIVELVAALALVEGAHRAELLDAFGVLDRDRDAPPPSAFARFAPKPVATPGDDLIEDLAAAPDIGPLVRTVRPRNRPPRTRRRALATTGGLFCAALLTAGLAVTSLVRGGGDAPGAEGPYVTAAATGRAGGVSLSVVVSEPVSGEALVQATVSGLDPDEQYQLYATTAGGRTALVAAWVDTGTVQDLSGRLDAVLGDVVSVTVTEPDGGTVVTVDLGAGLGAAVPD, from the coding sequence GTGCTGATCGACCCCCCGGACGGGCATCCCGTCGCGGAGCTGCTCGGCGTCTACTACCTGGACGCGCTGCCGGACTCGCGGGACGGCGAGATCGAGGCACACCTCGCCGGGTGCGCGGCCTGCCGCGCCACCGCGGCCGAGATCGTCGAGCTCGTCGCCGCGCTCGCGCTGGTCGAGGGCGCGCACCGGGCGGAGCTGCTGGACGCGTTCGGCGTGCTCGACCGGGACCGCGACGCCCCGCCGCCGTCCGCGTTCGCGCGGTTCGCGCCGAAGCCGGTGGCGACGCCCGGGGACGACCTGATCGAGGACCTCGCGGCGGCGCCCGACATCGGGCCGCTGGTGCGCACCGTCCGGCCCCGGAACCGCCCGCCGCGCACCCGGCGCCGGGCGCTGGCCACCACCGGCGGGCTGTTCTGCGCCGCGCTGCTGACCGCCGGGCTCGCGGTGACGTCGCTGGTCCGCGGCGGCGGGGACGCCCCGGGCGCCGAGGGCCCGTACGTGACCGCGGCCGCGACCGGGCGGGCCGGCGGCGTGTCGCTGTCCGTCGTGGTCAGCGAGCCGGTCTCCGGCGAGGCGCTGGTCCAGGCCACGGTCAGCGGCCTGGACCCGGACGAGCAGTACCAGCTGTACGCCACGACCGCGGGCGGCCGGACCGCGCTGGTGGCCGCCTGGGTCGACACCGGCACGGTGCAGGACCTGTCCGGCCGGCTGGACGCGGTGCTCGGCGACGTCGTCTCCGTCACCGTCACCGAGCCCGACGGCGGCACCGTGGTGACGGTCGATCTCGGGGCGGGCCTCGGCGCCGCGGTCCCGGACTGA
- a CDS encoding S8 family serine peptidase produces the protein MTCRRILAALLGLALVVAPAPALAVGEQSFTKYYEVQAAFEGRAETLYDISTRLLGDTSRYTEILHLNTGRKQPGGGVLTDPAKLSDGWLLVLPWDAYGDGVEYGLLPEAAPEPQDPPSASPKPPASPAANPQGSPQNPQGNAQSPQGSPPANRPVSPPAKPTDGGIPTVPSSGLRPSPGGCTVAAASAKPDWAALRIAANKAWPRSRGEGQTVAVVDSGVDGLHPQLSSRVRAGINVTDPKSPADVDCLGTGTSIAAIVAARATGDGDLTGVAPDAMVLPVRILTTTPTTTPYIQTTGITKAVAAGATVLALGTAVDPTQKDVAEAIRRAVQAGAVVVVSAPSGGAPAPDATDGVIRVAGVGAAGQSVADYRKGAVDVSAPGVNVRSAGISGGAGSGGHYAVAYVAGVAALVRAAYPDLSAEQVRQRILATADGMSDVRRPDPLYGWGMVDPGAAVSRELPAEANGASPDPLTVDPPPGQEQPDGAEPGGQRRNPVGLILVTLLALGLAVFLGLRFRRIWRGDAEDSGHVPRGLQVPKLFRRPPRADRDPGEDRTLVRVSRPLAPVEAHGHDNWGEFDDVPAEYAETTANEVREQ, from the coding sequence ATGACGTGCCGGCGGATCCTGGCCGCACTGCTCGGCCTGGCCCTGGTCGTGGCGCCGGCTCCGGCGCTGGCGGTGGGGGAGCAGAGTTTCACGAAGTACTACGAGGTGCAGGCCGCGTTCGAGGGGCGGGCCGAGACGCTCTACGACATATCGACCCGGCTGCTCGGTGACACCAGCCGGTACACCGAGATTCTGCACCTCAACACCGGGCGGAAGCAGCCGGGCGGCGGCGTGCTGACCGATCCGGCGAAGCTGAGCGACGGCTGGCTGCTGGTGCTGCCGTGGGACGCCTACGGCGACGGCGTCGAGTACGGACTGCTGCCCGAGGCGGCGCCGGAACCGCAGGATCCGCCGTCGGCCTCGCCCAAGCCACCCGCGAGCCCGGCGGCGAATCCGCAGGGCAGCCCGCAGAATCCGCAGGGCAACGCGCAGAGTCCGCAGGGCAGCCCGCCCGCGAATCGGCCCGTGAGCCCGCCGGCGAAGCCCACCGACGGGGGCATCCCGACGGTTCCGTCGTCCGGGCTGAGGCCGTCGCCGGGAGGCTGCACGGTCGCGGCGGCCAGTGCGAAACCGGACTGGGCGGCGCTGCGGATCGCCGCGAACAAGGCCTGGCCGCGCAGCCGGGGTGAGGGACAGACCGTGGCGGTCGTCGACTCCGGTGTGGACGGTCTGCATCCGCAGCTGTCCAGCCGCGTCCGGGCCGGCATCAACGTCACCGACCCGAAGAGCCCGGCCGACGTCGACTGCCTCGGCACCGGCACCTCGATCGCCGCGATCGTCGCGGCCCGCGCGACCGGCGACGGCGACCTCACCGGCGTCGCGCCGGACGCGATGGTGCTACCGGTCCGGATCCTCACCACGACGCCGACCACCACGCCGTACATCCAGACCACCGGCATCACCAAGGCGGTCGCCGCGGGCGCGACCGTGCTCGCGCTCGGCACGGCCGTGGACCCCACGCAGAAGGACGTGGCCGAGGCGATCCGCCGCGCGGTCCAGGCCGGCGCGGTCGTGGTCGTCTCCGCACCGTCCGGCGGCGCACCCGCGCCGGACGCGACGGACGGCGTGATCCGGGTCGCCGGCGTCGGCGCGGCCGGCCAGTCCGTGGCCGACTACCGGAAGGGTGCGGTCGACGTCTCCGCGCCCGGCGTGAACGTGCGTAGTGCCGGGATCAGCGGCGGCGCGGGCAGCGGCGGCCACTACGCGGTCGCCTACGTCGCGGGCGTGGCCGCGCTGGTCCGGGCGGCCTACCCGGACCTGTCCGCGGAGCAGGTGCGCCAGCGCATCCTCGCCACCGCGGACGGGATGAGCGACGTGCGCCGCCCCGACCCGCTCTACGGCTGGGGGATGGTCGACCCGGGCGCCGCGGTCAGCCGCGAACTGCCGGCCGAGGCGAACGGCGCCTCGCCGGACCCGCTGACCGTCGACCCGCCGCCGGGCCAGGAGCAGCCGGACGGCGCCGAGCCGGGCGGGCAGCGCCGCAACCCGGTCGGCCTGATCCTGGTCACGCTGCTGGCGCTCGGCCTCGCGGTCTTCCTCGGGCTGCGCTTCCGGCGGATCTGGCGCGGTGACGCCGAGGACTCCGGCCACGTACCCCGCGGCTTGCAGGTTCCGAAGCTCTTCCGGCGCCCGCCGCGCGCCGACCGGGACCCCGGCGAGGACCGCACGCTGGTGCGCGTGTCCCGGCCGCTCGCGCCGGTGGAGGCGCACGGCCACGACAACTGGGGCGAGTTCGACGACGTGCCCGCGGAGTACGCGGAGACGACCGCCAACGAGGTGAGGGAACAATGA
- a CDS encoding sigma-70 family RNA polymerase sigma factor, protein MKSTAPISESTRETPEAALEHFQRVHRPVLLVYVKRLVKGDVHWAEDVVQETMLRAWRNPDARMRDGRWSRGWLCTVARRIVIDQVRAARSRPPETLDDSVPDLPAAEVDVDGRLDDREIRSAIAALPERLRTVLVEIYYQERTVAEAAEVLDVPAGTVKSRTFYALRALRGALDERGYTRRIGDY, encoded by the coding sequence GTGAAGAGCACGGCCCCGATTTCCGAGTCGACGCGCGAGACGCCGGAGGCGGCGCTCGAGCACTTCCAGCGGGTGCATCGCCCGGTTCTGCTGGTCTACGTCAAGCGGCTGGTCAAAGGCGACGTGCACTGGGCCGAGGACGTGGTCCAGGAGACGATGCTGCGCGCCTGGCGGAACCCGGACGCGCGGATGAGGGACGGGCGGTGGAGCCGCGGCTGGCTCTGCACGGTCGCCCGCCGGATCGTGATCGACCAGGTCCGGGCCGCGCGGTCCCGGCCACCGGAGACGCTGGACGACTCGGTGCCGGACCTGCCCGCGGCCGAGGTCGACGTGGACGGGCGGCTGGACGACCGGGAGATCCGGTCCGCCATCGCGGCACTGCCGGAGCGGCTCCGGACCGTACTCGTGGAGATCTATTACCAGGAGCGCACGGTCGCGGAGGCGGCCGAGGTGCTCGACGTCCCGGCGGGCACGGTCAAGTCCCGCACCTTCTACGCGCTGCGCGCCCTGCGCGGCGCACTCGACGAGCGGGGCTACACCCGCCGGATCGGGGACTACTGA
- a CDS encoding DUF4913 domain-containing protein gives MTTEAEAPPESPFILFMAEPMFSEELSRLKTWVHGLLLPVYGREVTTTLPWCPQWWEHLEAVARLHALWLAWQDANAPGAALQSLSAWHRDHLNLTLPVLRDPSGPFAGCKRGSHRLKEIPYTEGVRP, from the coding sequence ATGACGACAGAGGCCGAGGCGCCACCGGAGTCGCCGTTCATCCTGTTCATGGCCGAGCCGATGTTCTCCGAGGAGCTCAGCCGGCTCAAGACCTGGGTGCACGGACTGCTGCTCCCCGTCTACGGCCGGGAGGTGACCACCACGCTCCCCTGGTGCCCACAGTGGTGGGAACACCTGGAGGCGGTGGCCCGGCTGCACGCGCTGTGGCTCGCCTGGCAGGACGCGAACGCGCCCGGCGCCGCGCTGCAGTCGCTCTCCGCCTGGCACCGCGACCACCTCAACCTCACGCTGCCGGTGCTGCGCGACCCGTCCGGGCCGTTCGCCGGCTGCAAGCGCGGCAGCCACCGGCTGAAGGAGATCCCGTACACCGAGGGCGTGCGGCCCTGA
- a CDS encoding DUF6668 family protein produces MTINGSAVATERPPGLSPAGLGWVAAHGGAGASTLAAALGGTDVGARWPSESRAEPARVLLVARTHAGGLRAAARALAAMREGRHPPGMELLGLVLVADAPGRLPWQLFRRTRVLRSVAPVWRVPWIEQWRLGAEVRKAPKVLLSLADLVDDLHRGAY; encoded by the coding sequence ATGACGATCAACGGAAGCGCGGTGGCCACCGAGCGCCCGCCCGGCCTGTCCCCGGCCGGTCTGGGCTGGGTCGCCGCGCACGGCGGCGCGGGCGCGAGCACGCTGGCCGCGGCCCTGGGCGGCACGGATGTCGGCGCGCGGTGGCCGTCCGAGTCCCGCGCGGAGCCGGCCCGCGTGCTGCTCGTCGCGCGCACGCACGCCGGCGGACTCCGTGCGGCCGCCCGCGCGCTCGCCGCGATGCGGGAGGGCCGGCACCCGCCCGGCATGGAGCTGCTCGGGCTGGTCCTGGTCGCGGACGCGCCGGGCCGGCTGCCGTGGCAGCTGTTCCGCCGCACGCGCGTGCTGCGGTCGGTCGCACCCGTCTGGCGGGTGCCCTGGATCGAGCAGTGGCGGCTCGGCGCCGAGGTGCGCAAGGCCCCGAAAGTGCTGCTCAGCCTCGCGGATCTGGTCGACGACCTGCACCGCGGCGCGTACTGA
- a CDS encoding glycoside hydrolase family 19 protein has protein sequence MSAKGAGRAARAARAAAEGAGPGERKPIDATQAIGIAVAVLGLLPVLVLALICLLALALIVGVGGLAAPADPSASNGPFVADVLLGGDPHSELSAENIPDPALVEPLREAGRQCTMISAVILAAQIMEESGFDPAKVGPNGETGISQLPPDVFDRLGEDDDDSGEASALDPVDSIFAQARYLCELGDAVQQLIDDGRAAGERLTLALLAYDIGLAEVERRGGMPVPDVSSYPYRVRVLFPRFMTGGPELPGKDVPPPGSSGKLDEAAFNQIFPGRIPFYTYAGLMTAMAKYPAFGQTGDETTRKREIAAFLANVNQESGGLRYVEEINRSAWGNYCNAQAPYGCPAGHTAYHGRGPIQLSWNTNYHAAGQALNLDLLNNPDLVMTNASVAWQTALWFWMTQSGAGTMTPHAAITNGSGFGETIRSINGILECHGGQPAAIANRVNSYREYTRILGVTPGDRLEC, from the coding sequence ATGTCTGCGAAGGGTGCGGGACGGGCGGCACGGGCGGCACGCGCCGCGGCCGAGGGCGCCGGGCCGGGCGAGCGCAAGCCGATCGACGCCACCCAGGCCATCGGCATCGCCGTCGCGGTGCTGGGCCTGCTACCGGTCCTGGTGCTCGCGTTGATCTGCCTGCTGGCGCTGGCCCTGATCGTCGGCGTGGGCGGCCTGGCCGCGCCCGCCGACCCGTCGGCCAGCAACGGCCCGTTCGTCGCGGACGTGCTGCTCGGCGGCGACCCGCACAGCGAGCTGTCGGCGGAGAACATCCCGGACCCGGCGCTGGTCGAGCCGCTGCGCGAGGCCGGCCGCCAGTGCACCATGATCAGCGCGGTGATCCTGGCCGCCCAGATCATGGAGGAGTCCGGCTTCGACCCGGCCAAGGTCGGCCCGAACGGCGAGACCGGCATCTCGCAGCTGCCGCCGGACGTCTTCGACCGGCTCGGCGAGGACGACGACGACAGCGGCGAGGCCTCCGCACTCGACCCGGTCGACTCGATCTTCGCCCAGGCGCGGTACCTCTGCGAGCTCGGCGACGCGGTGCAGCAGCTGATCGACGACGGCAGGGCCGCCGGGGAGCGGCTCACGCTGGCGCTGCTCGCCTACGACATCGGGCTGGCCGAGGTCGAGCGGCGCGGCGGGATGCCGGTGCCGGACGTGAGCTCGTATCCGTACCGCGTGCGCGTGCTCTTCCCGCGGTTCATGACCGGTGGACCGGAGCTGCCGGGCAAGGACGTGCCGCCGCCGGGCAGCTCCGGCAAACTGGACGAGGCCGCGTTCAACCAGATCTTCCCGGGCCGGATCCCGTTCTACACGTACGCCGGCCTGATGACCGCGATGGCGAAGTATCCGGCGTTCGGCCAGACCGGCGACGAGACGACCCGCAAACGCGAGATCGCCGCGTTCCTCGCCAACGTCAACCAGGAGAGCGGCGGCCTGCGCTACGTCGAGGAGATCAACCGGTCCGCGTGGGGAAACTACTGCAACGCGCAGGCCCCGTACGGCTGCCCGGCCGGCCACACCGCCTATCACGGCCGCGGCCCGATCCAGCTCTCCTGGAACACCAACTATCACGCGGCCGGCCAGGCCCTGAACCTCGATCTACTCAACAACCCGGACCTGGTGATGACGAACGCGTCGGTCGCGTGGCAGACCGCGCTGTGGTTCTGGATGACCCAGTCCGGCGCCGGCACCATGACCCCGCACGCGGCGATCACCAACGGCTCCGGTTTCGGCGAGACCATCCGCAGCATCAACGGCATCCTCGAATGCCACGGCGGTCAGCCCGCCGCCATCGCCAACCGCGTCAATTCCTACCGCGAATACACCCGCATCTTGGGCGTCACCCCCGGCGACCGCCTGGAATGTTGA
- a CDS encoding ATP/GTP-binding protein — MRTSYLGTGWRKGASGARNALPAIETPAPVKAIPQKARAGSVPTHGWPGSGGGRVGYVDPPTMWRATTVQACGLWPFSAGSGAPMSGVPLGQHLATGATVCGDPLSWFMRARYISNPSLFMLGMPGLGKSTLVNRILIGLAAQGVTPLVLGDLKPDYADTVRALGGQVISIGRGVGGLNVLDPGAMGAAARRIGGAAGEALAAEADGRILNMVAALLTIVRGQAVGDHEQAVLAACLRHLRDRAAGKAYLLPDLLAVLTEGPEPVRAVTLDRGQETRYRDAVDPLHRSLLGILDGPLGGTFSATTSTHIDPDAPAVCIDISRIGESDTQLTAAAMLAAWSDGLGTVAAAHALADAGLAPRRWFFTVLDELWRPLRAASGIVDRIDALTRLNRSLGLGDAKITHTLKDAESVGTDADRAKARGFVERAGMVVCAGLPKSEMEDLGRTVGLSRREIELVSSWSSPPGWAATGVNDEPPGRGRFLIKVGGRPGIPIRMTITDAERLLHDTNTRWVKNGEADRRAEAAAAAR; from the coding sequence GTGAGAACGTCGTACCTGGGCACGGGCTGGCGCAAGGGTGCGTCCGGCGCCCGTAACGCGCTGCCGGCCATCGAGACTCCGGCCCCCGTCAAGGCGATCCCGCAGAAGGCCAGGGCCGGCTCGGTGCCCACACACGGCTGGCCCGGCTCCGGCGGCGGCCGTGTCGGATACGTCGACCCGCCCACCATGTGGCGCGCCACCACGGTCCAGGCGTGCGGGCTGTGGCCGTTCTCGGCCGGGTCCGGCGCACCGATGAGCGGCGTGCCGCTGGGCCAGCACCTGGCCACCGGCGCGACCGTGTGCGGCGACCCGCTGTCCTGGTTCATGCGCGCCCGCTACATCTCCAACCCGTCGCTGTTCATGCTCGGCATGCCCGGCCTCGGCAAGTCCACGCTGGTCAACCGGATCCTCATCGGACTGGCCGCGCAGGGCGTGACGCCGCTGGTGCTGGGCGACCTCAAACCCGACTACGCCGACACGGTACGGGCCCTGGGCGGCCAGGTGATCTCGATCGGCCGCGGCGTCGGCGGCCTGAACGTGCTCGACCCGGGCGCGATGGGCGCGGCGGCCCGGCGGATCGGCGGTGCCGCGGGCGAGGCGCTCGCGGCCGAGGCGGACGGCCGGATCCTCAACATGGTCGCGGCGCTGCTGACCATCGTGCGCGGCCAGGCCGTCGGCGACCACGAGCAGGCCGTGCTCGCGGCCTGCCTGCGGCACCTGCGCGATCGGGCGGCCGGAAAGGCGTACCTGCTGCCGGACCTGCTCGCGGTGCTGACCGAGGGCCCGGAGCCGGTCCGCGCGGTCACGCTCGACCGCGGCCAGGAGACCCGCTACCGGGACGCGGTCGACCCGCTGCACCGCTCGCTGCTCGGCATCCTGGACGGGCCGCTCGGCGGCACGTTCTCCGCCACCACGTCCACCCACATCGACCCGGACGCGCCCGCGGTCTGCATCGACATCTCCCGGATCGGCGAGTCCGACACCCAGCTGACCGCGGCCGCGATGCTGGCGGCCTGGTCCGACGGGCTCGGCACGGTCGCGGCCGCGCACGCGCTCGCGGACGCCGGCCTGGCTCCGCGCCGCTGGTTCTTCACCGTGCTCGACGAGCTGTGGCGCCCGCTGCGCGCCGCGTCCGGGATCGTCGACCGGATCGACGCGCTGACCCGCCTCAACCGCTCGCTCGGCCTCGGCGACGCGAAGATCACCCACACGCTCAAGGACGCCGAATCCGTGGGTACGGACGCGGACCGGGCCAAGGCGCGCGGTTTCGTCGAGCGGGCCGGCATGGTCGTCTGCGCCGGGCTGCCGAAGTCGGAGATGGAGGACCTCGGCCGGACCGTCGGCCTGTCCCGCCGGGAGATCGAGCTGGTCTCGTCCTGGTCGTCGCCGCCCGGCTGGGCCGCGACCGGCGTCAACGACGAGCCACCCGGCCGCGGCCGGTTCCTGATCAAGGTAGGTGGCCGGCCCGGCATCCCGATCCGGATGACGATCACCGACGCGGAACGGCTGCTGCACGACACGAACACACGCTGGGTCAAGAACGGCGAGGCGGACCGCCGGGCCGAGGCCGCGGCGGCGGCGCGATGA